A region from the Brassica napus cultivar Da-Ae chromosome C8, Da-Ae, whole genome shotgun sequence genome encodes:
- the LOC106400597 gene encoding protein FANTASTIC FOUR 2: MSVVICQAQEKTVTKNERHESFTQKGKMGGLSFLQSMSDITAIVRNVEDKAYVHPVEKRSVSKLSEKSLEMCTESLGSETGSESGDELLLLAFQATTTPRVPFTPQEEEKDTAKKSTIKSFPPPINFVKGSKYNRVVRSLGEDGRVVVQAMTVSSQPPNFIAERGEGRLRLCLSPENSLLGHNHEEEEEEDETEEGMEEESSENLEGKNGNKKFSRLSSRCKENGREPKPMLTTWKQQQFWVAT; this comes from the coding sequence aTGTCAGTTGTTATTTGTCAAGCGCAAGAAAAAACCGTCACCAAAAATGAAAGACACGAAAGTTTCACCCAAAAAGGCAAAATGGGTGGGTTGAGTTTCCTGCAATCTATGTCCGATATCACTGCCATTGTCCGAAACGTAGAGGACAAAGCTTATGTTCACCCCGTGGAGAAACGCTCTGTTTCTAAGCTGAGTGAGAAAAGCTTAGAGATGTGCACTGAGAGCCTTGGGTCCGAAACTGGAAGCGAGAGTGGTGACGAGTTGTTGTTGCTTGCGTTTCAAGCAACCACTACTCCTAGGGTTCCTTTTACtcctcaagaagaagaaaaagacacTGCCAAGAAATCAACGATCAAAAGTTTCCCGCCACCGATAAACTTTGTTAAGGGATCAAAGTATAATCGTGTGGTGAGATCACTAGGAGAAGATGGTCGTGTTGTTGTTCAAGCCATGACAGTTTCGTCTCAGCCTCCTAACTTTATAGCGGAACGTGGTGAAGGAAGGCTCCGTCTCTGTTTATCACCGGAAAATTCTTTACTTGGGCACAAccatgaggaagaagaagaagaagatgaaactgaAGAGGGCATGGAGGAGGAATCTAGTGAGAACTTAGAGGgtaaaaatggaaataaaaaGTTTAGCAGATTAAGCAGCAGATGCAAGGAGAATGGTCGTGAGCCTAAGCCAATGCTTACTACTTGGAAGCAGCAGCAGTTTTGGGTCGCTACTTAA